The DNA sequence CAACCTCTGCGACGCGAAGGACGCGAGCTTGCGAGCTAATCCTTTAGGACTAGTCCTTTAGGGTTTTATTAGATTGATGATTAAGAGGCTTGCAGCCTCTTCCTAAGATCTCAAATGGGTTCTATAAGAGAAAGCCACAATTATGGGAGAAAAAGCAGGAATTCATCCAATTGTGCAACTTCATACCCAACTTAGTCAGGAGAAGATTATTAAATCTGCAAATAAGCTTGGAATCGGGATGATTAGTCTTAAACCTTATTATCTTCAGGCTACCAATACAAAAGAGTTGATCTTTGGCTATTCTAGTCTAACTGAGCCGCAACTAACAGAAGGTATTCGCAGATTGGCTAAGATACAGGAGTTATGGCAATGATGCTCAAGCAGGCGAAGATAAGTTTTCTCTAATCTAAGATTTTCTCTAAAAGGCTTGCCAGATTTAAATATGTTTGCTCTGCTAGTTTGAGAACTGATGGTCTTTAATCGGGAGATGGGACTAAAATTGTTATTAAGAGATAATATTATCTGAAATATATTGCCACAGATAATTCTCTGCCTGGATGTAAGTGATTGAAGCCTTGCTACACTGAGCATCATCAATTATCAAATTTAACAACCTTAATTTAGCTAAAATATGCAGCCTACCGACCAAAGTAAGTTTACTGAACAAGCCTGGGATGCGATCGTAAAATCTCAAGAAGTTGCCAAATTATTTCAGAATCAAAACTTAGAGGTAGAGCATTTAATTTTGGCAGCGATCGAACAAGAAGGATTGGCGATCGCCATTTTAGATAAGGCAAATGTTGACTCGCTTAGGCTTAAGCAGCAGCTAGAGATGTTTACTAAGCGTCAGCCAAGAATTGGTTCAGCCCAACTTTATTTAGGGCCAAGTTTAGATCGAATGCTAGATCGGGCGGAAGACTGTCGCGTTAGCTGGGGTGATAATTTTATTTCGATTGAGCATATTCTGATTGGGTTTGCCGAAGATGCGCGTATTGGCAAGAAGTCTTTGCGCAGTTTTAATGTTGATACCCAAAGTTTGGAACTGACTATTAAGTCCATTCGGGGTTCACAGAAGGTAACCAAACAAAACCAAGAGGAACAGTATCAAGCTTTAGAAAAGTATGGGCGAGATCTGACCGAACAGGCAAGGGCGGGTAAACTAGATCCTGTCATTGGTCGAGATGAAGAAGTTCGTCGCGTAATTCAGGTGCTTTCTCGTCGGCAGAAAAACAACCCTGTCTTGATTGGTGAACCTGGGGTTGGTAAAACGGCGATCGCTGAAGGATTAGCCCAACGCATCGTCAACGGTGATGTTCCAGAATCGCTTAAAGATCGTCAGTTGATTTCTCTAGATATGGGAAGTTTAATTGCTGGGGCAAAATATCGCGGGGAATTTGAAGAACGTTTACGGGCAGTGTTAAAAGAAGTCACCGAATCTAGTGGGCAAATAGTTTTATTTATTGATGAGGTACATACTGTAGTTGGTGCGGGAGCTAAAGAAGGTTCAGGCTCTATGGATGCTGGCAACTTACTCAAGCCGATGCTAGCGCGGGGCGAATTGCGCTGTATTGGAGCAACTACCCTCGATGAGTACCGTAAGAATATTGAAAAAGATCCTGCTTTAGAAAGGCGTTTTCAGCAGGTGTACGTCAAGCAACCTTCCGTGGAAGATACAATTTCCATCCTGCGGGGACTTAAAGAAAGATATGAGGTACACCACGGCGTAACCATCACCGATTCAGCGTTAGTAGCTGCTGCCACCCTTTCTCAACGTTACATTACCGATCGCTTTTTACCCGATAAGGCGATCGATCTGATTGACGAAGCAGCAGCCAAGCTAAAAATGGAGATTACTTCTAAACCCAGTGAATTAGAAGACATAGATCGCCGAATTATGCAGCTGGAGATGGAAAAGGTCTCTTTAAGTGGTGAAAGCCAACGTTCAGGAGTGGTGATCATCGATCGCTCATCTAGGGAAAGATTAGGCAAAATTACGGCAGAAATTGAAACCTTAAAAACTAAACAAGAAAGCTTGTCGGCTCAATGGCAATCAGAAAAGAGCCTTTTAGATGAGATTAATGCTCTCAAGGAGGAAGAAGAAAAAACCCGTCTGGAATTAGATAAAGCCGAACGGGCGTTTGACCATGAAAAAGCAGCTCAATTAAAGTATGGCAAACTGGAAACTTTACAAAGAAATTTAGAGGCTAAGGAAACCAAGCTCATCGATCTGCAATCAGAGGAAACCACCCTGTTAAGAGAACAGGTATCAGAATCTGACATTGCAGAAATTGTGGCTAACTGGACAGGAGTACCGATTAATCGTCTCTTAGAATCGGAAAAACAAAAGTTACTCCAGCTCGAAGGACATTTGCATCAACGAGTAATTGGACAGCAAGAGCCAGTAGCTGCTGTATCCGCAGCAATTCGCATGGCAAGAGCGGGCATGAGCGATCCGAGTAGACCAATTGGTTCATTTCTCTTTATGGGGCCAACAGGAGTCGGTAAAACGGAATTAGCCAGAGCCTTGGCAGCATTTTTATTCGATAGTGAAGACGCGATGGTGCGGATTGATATGTCTGAATATATGGAGAAACACGCCGTATCTCGTTTGGTAGGTGCGCCTCCTGGATATGTTGGTTTTGAGGAAGGAGGACAGTTAACCGAAGCAGTACGTCGTCGTCCTTATTGCGTGGTGCTATTAGATGAAGTGGAAAAAGCGCATAAGGATGTCTTTAATATCTTGCTTCAGGTGCTTGATGACGGTAGAATTACCGATTCTCAAGGACGAGTAGTAGATTTTCGCAATGCCATCATTGTCATGACCAGCAATATTGGTAGTGAACATATCCTTAACGTCAAAGGAAACGATCAAGATTACGACCAAATTCAGAATCAGGTAACCCAAGCTTTGAGAGGTCATTTTCGCCCAGAATTTCTCAATCGGATCGACGATTTAATTATTTTCCACGGCTTAAAGAAAGAAGAACTCAAAGAAATTGTCACGATTCAAATCAAAGGTATTCAACGCTTATTAAACGACCAGAAAATCAATATCGAACTATCTCCCGCAGCTCAAGATCGAATTGTGACTATCGGTTACGATCCTGCTTATGGTGCGCGTCCTCTCAAACGAGCGATTAGACGAGAATTACAAAACCCCATTGCCACAATGATCCTTGATAGTACCTTTACCGCAGGGGATAAAATTATTGTTGACTGTGTAGATGACAAGCTGATCTTTAGCAAAGAATCTACTTCCCAGCCTCTTGAACTTGAGCAGGCAAAATCTTCAGAACCAGCCAAACTGAAAACCAAAAAGTCTGCTGAAAATAAGCAAGCAGCAAAACCAAAATCTGAAGAAAAACCCGAGGTAGTCTCCTCAGAAAAATAGTCGCTCGTTATTTGTCACAGAAATAGCGATCGCACTCATAACTAATCAACGAATCACCTGTATATCCAAAGCCAAACCGATGGTTGTCCAGATGCGATCGCAAGTCAAAACGCGAATATTCAATTTGAAGGTAGGCAAGCAACGCCGAAGCATCCAAAACCACAGTCATTCCTTCACTTCCCGTTTGGCTTCCTCATGCCGTTCGGCGATCAATTCATTGGCTAAACTAGTTTCTTTTGGTAATTGTGAAAACCGCGCTTTTAGTCGCCGTTTAATCGTTTCCTGTTTTTCCAAAATCAATCGCCCTTCTTCTGAACGAGCAATCAAGGTATCACCTTCTTCAAAGCCCAAAAATAGACACGCCCAGATCTCCCAAACTCAAAGAAGTCATTTGCGATAAGTTCGTTCATACGCTGCGTGTCAAAGCGAGTCTCTTCACACCACAGCTCTTCTTCTTGACGTTCGAGGTTTTTTCGGTCTTCGCTGCTAATTTTCATAGCGATCTCAAACTATAAGTGGTAAGTTGGGAAATAATGCTAAAACAGTTGGGAAAAAGCAATTTAAACAACACTCAATTCGTAATTAAGAACTAAGATTTCCTCTGCTGTTAAAGTTGCCATAGCATACTCACATCCTTCAAGGTCGGCAAATTCTATTAAATAATGGTTTTTATTCTCTCGATGATAAACTTCAACAATAGTTCCTACTTGACCTTTAGGTAAATAAGCGATTTCTCTTTCCAAAAGAGTTAACTTTTCTTGAGGAATTGATTGAAGATTAGTAACTGTGTCTAAAAGTTTTGGTTGATTCATTTTATAAATGCAGAAATTAAACGAGGATTACAATTTATATTAGAAATTTCCCAAATAGTGCGAAGTTTAATATTATTCGTCTGTCGAGGAGATACGCCTAGTGTTTGTATTTTCGTTTAGGCGATCGCACAATTAGATCGAGCATTAGCGATCGCTTTAGATTTACCAGGACAAGATTAGAAATTTGATTTTAGTTTTAAAGCAATTCAGTTTGCTGAGGTTCGCTTTCTTGGGGTTGATAACCCAAGTGGCGATAGGTCTTAGCTGTGACCGTTCTACCCCGATGGGTACGGCTGAGGTAGCCATTTTGGAGTAAATATGGTTCGTATACTTCTTCGATGGTTTTACCGTCTTCTCCTGTCGCTGCGGCGATCGCCTCTAAGCCAACGGGCCCTCCATTAAACTGTTTAATAATAGTGTTAAGTACTAAGCGATCTGTCCAGTCCAAACCCTGGGCATCAACATCAAATAAGTTCATGGCGATCGCTGCTAATTCTTCTGTAATTGTCGCCACTTTTTCTACCTGGACATAATCTCGAACCCTTCTGAGCAAGCGGTTGGCGATCCGAGGAGTGCCACGAGAACGACGAGCAATTTCAATCGCCCCAGCTTCGGTAATTGAAGCCTGAAGAATTTCTGCGGTTCGTTTAACAATCAAGGTTAGTTCATCGAGTTCATAGAAACGCAGTCGTTGAATAATGCCAAAGCGATCGCGTAACGGGGAAGACAGCGCCCCAGCCTTTGTCGTTGCCCCCACCAGAGTAAAAGGCGGTAGGGGTATGCTACGGGTTTTAGCCGTTTGTCCTTTACCAATGGTGACATCCAGACGAAAATCTTCCATGGCAGGATAGAGTAATTCTTCTGTCATGCGGTTGAGACGGTGGATTTCATCAATAAAGATAATATCCCCAGGTTTAAGACTAACCAGCAGCCCTGTAATGTCTCTAGGACGCTCTAAAGCAGGGGCGGAGGTGATTTTGCAGTCCACACCCATTTCTGCTGCCAGAATCAAGGACATAGTAGTTTTACCCAAGCCTGGCGGGCCGTATAATAGCAGGTGATCTAGAGGATCTGCTCGATCTTTAGCAGCAGCGATCGCCATATTTAAAATACCTTTAAGTTTTTTTTGTCCAATATAATCGGCTAGCTTCTGAGGGCGAATTTTGGCTTCGTTGTTTTCTGTCTCCTGAGTATTTGCCTGGGGAGAGAGTAAAGTAACTTCGTAACTTGATTGCTTTGATCTATTGGTTTTGTAAGCTCGATCGGGATCTGGAGAGTCAGAAGATCTTTTAATTGCCATTGAATTATATTGCTTTGATACTGCTTCAGTTATATGCTGCTAGCTCGATTGCAGGATGTCGTTAAGTTAGCCCAAAAGGCATAAAAATAATCGTCCTAGTACTAAACTAATTTTAGATAATAAACATTTTTAGGAGTAATTTGATGCGGTTAACTGTACCGACCAACATGATGGAGTTCTTTCGTAAAAGTGAGGGCAAATGGTACACCGAAAGAAGTGTACATCATTTTGATGTGGTAGCAGATGAATCTGGGGAATCGAATTTAATTGTTAAGGTGATTGAATTTGATGACCCTAGAGTTAAACAAGCCTGTGATTTGCAGGGCATAGATCCGCTCAAAGCTAAAGGAGGTGGCAGCTTTAGCTGGCAAGATAATCTAGAGGAAAAAGAGCCAAATCCCAACTACGCTGCGGTGTTGATTGATGTTCCTGACGACGAGACAGGGCGCAGTGGTAAACTGATTCGTGATAAAGGTTATGTTAATGGCTTGCCCGTAATTAGTCGCTATTGGTTTGGTGAAGATGGTATCCTCACGATTAACACCGACTACGATAATAATCAGGGTCAAGAGCGCTGTTGGTTTTTGACGGATGACTTTCGAGTCAGAGTCAGCACGATTCAAATGCTTAATGGCGTAAGTTTAATGGCTTACTGTTCCGAACGTCGTTGTGTATCTCCAGAAGATGTCAAGAAGATGGCGTTAAGTCACTCCCATTAAACTAACTGGCGTTGCTGATTAAGTAATGCTATACAAATGATTACTGCTCGCAGCTGTAAGCTATAAGCTATAAGCTATAAGCATTCACCAACACCAACTAACTCTATAATTTATAATTCCATTTGGATTGTGTTTTTCCTGTATATTTTTTGCCAGCACCAATTTAATTAAACTGGAATCAGTAATACGGAAAATTCAGAAATACATAGTTCATCGTCAGAGAAGTTTTGGAATTGCTTTGCTAATGAAGTTCGGGGGATGGGTAAATTAGGCCATTTTTCTAGCTCAGTCGCCCTAACTTCAAATCCTGCCTCTTTAAAAATATCTAGCATTTCAACACACCTAATTCTGTTGGTATAGAATCCCGAATTATCAACAAAATTGGATTCCCAAAAGTTAGCTTGAAATCTTAGATTATTTAACGATCCATCTAAATGATCTTTTAAATCAACTGTATGAGAACAAACACCATCATCATTGATAACTCGACGAGTTTCTTGCATAATCTTTAGAAACTCATCACGTCGAATATGCTCTAAAACTGCATGAGACCAAATAAAATCTACGGAATTATCTTCAATTTTTTTTAACGATTCTAATCCTGATGTTAAATAAACACCCCCGCAATTTTTCATTATTTCTGAAAAAGATTGTGAACTTTCAATATTGGTAATTGGGGAATTTTGTTGTTTCAAATAGCTAGCCATTTCTTGATAAGATTGAGGATCTTCAATGGCAAAATTATCAACATCAACCATATATGTTTTCTCTCCACCAAGACTACGGCAAATGAGAGCAGAAAAAAGGGAATTTCCTGGCCCTAATTCTAAGCTCGTAAATCCTGGTTTAAGATGTTTTATCTGAGAAACTCGCTGAAAATGCTGTTGAAAAGATTGATAGGCATACTCTGGAACTTCCATTTGGTCGTGCTGAAAAAACCCAATTGATTTCCAAAACTTATCTCCAATAGGTAATCTATAAATCACAATTTTTGAGCCAACTTTCAACCACCAAGGCATAATCTCTTTGATAGATTTGAAAGGAATATTATTTTTGATCCACTTTTTGAGGTTCATCACAATTAACTCAGTATATTTAAACTGTTTTGTTAAGGATGATAATATGTGTTACTGCTGATTTACCATAAAATAAATATTTAGTACATACACTTAACCTCCTGAAAAATAGGAAAATTTTATTAGCTGGGGCGAGCAAAATTTTCAACTTCCTCAACTGCAATATTTTCCCAGGACGAATAACGTTGGGCATAATAGTCTAAAATTTCTGAGATTCTTTGCTTGTCGGTTTCTGTAATTTCTTCAAGATAGCTAATTTCTATAGCTGCCACTTGGCTTTGATAGTAGTCAAACTTTGCTTTTG is a window from the Pleurocapsa minor HA4230-MV1 genome containing:
- the clpB gene encoding ATP-dependent chaperone ClpB — translated: MQPTDQSKFTEQAWDAIVKSQEVAKLFQNQNLEVEHLILAAIEQEGLAIAILDKANVDSLRLKQQLEMFTKRQPRIGSAQLYLGPSLDRMLDRAEDCRVSWGDNFISIEHILIGFAEDARIGKKSLRSFNVDTQSLELTIKSIRGSQKVTKQNQEEQYQALEKYGRDLTEQARAGKLDPVIGRDEEVRRVIQVLSRRQKNNPVLIGEPGVGKTAIAEGLAQRIVNGDVPESLKDRQLISLDMGSLIAGAKYRGEFEERLRAVLKEVTESSGQIVLFIDEVHTVVGAGAKEGSGSMDAGNLLKPMLARGELRCIGATTLDEYRKNIEKDPALERRFQQVYVKQPSVEDTISILRGLKERYEVHHGVTITDSALVAAATLSQRYITDRFLPDKAIDLIDEAAAKLKMEITSKPSELEDIDRRIMQLEMEKVSLSGESQRSGVVIIDRSSRERLGKITAEIETLKTKQESLSAQWQSEKSLLDEINALKEEEEKTRLELDKAERAFDHEKAAQLKYGKLETLQRNLEAKETKLIDLQSEETTLLREQVSESDIAEIVANWTGVPINRLLESEKQKLLQLEGHLHQRVIGQQEPVAAVSAAIRMARAGMSDPSRPIGSFLFMGPTGVGKTELARALAAFLFDSEDAMVRIDMSEYMEKHAVSRLVGAPPGYVGFEEGGQLTEAVRRRPYCVVLLDEVEKAHKDVFNILLQVLDDGRITDSQGRVVDFRNAIIVMTSNIGSEHILNVKGNDQDYDQIQNQVTQALRGHFRPEFLNRIDDLIIFHGLKKEELKEIVTIQIKGIQRLLNDQKINIELSPAAQDRIVTIGYDPAYGARPLKRAIRRELQNPIATMILDSTFTAGDKIIVDCVDDKLIFSKESTSQPLELEQAKSSEPAKLKTKKSAENKQAAKPKSEEKPEVVSSEK
- a CDS encoding DUF4926 domain-containing protein, yielding MNQPKLLDTVTNLQSIPQEKLTLLEREIAYLPKGQVGTIVEVYHRENKNHYLIEFADLEGCEYAMATLTAEEILVLNYELSVV
- the ruvB gene encoding Holliday junction branch migration DNA helicase RuvB, producing the protein MAIKRSSDSPDPDRAYKTNRSKQSSYEVTLLSPQANTQETENNEAKIRPQKLADYIGQKKLKGILNMAIAAAKDRADPLDHLLLYGPPGLGKTTMSLILAAEMGVDCKITSAPALERPRDITGLLVSLKPGDIIFIDEIHRLNRMTEELLYPAMEDFRLDVTIGKGQTAKTRSIPLPPFTLVGATTKAGALSSPLRDRFGIIQRLRFYELDELTLIVKRTAEILQASITEAGAIEIARRSRGTPRIANRLLRRVRDYVQVEKVATITEELAAIAMNLFDVDAQGLDWTDRLVLNTIIKQFNGGPVGLEAIAAATGEDGKTIEEVYEPYLLQNGYLSRTHRGRTVTAKTYRHLGYQPQESEPQQTELL
- a CDS encoding phycobiliprotein lyase, producing MMEFFRKSEGKWYTERSVHHFDVVADESGESNLIVKVIEFDDPRVKQACDLQGIDPLKAKGGGSFSWQDNLEEKEPNPNYAAVLIDVPDDETGRSGKLIRDKGYVNGLPVISRYWFGEDGILTINTDYDNNQGQERCWFLTDDFRVRVSTIQMLNGVSLMAYCSERRCVSPEDVKKMALSHSH
- a CDS encoding class I SAM-dependent methyltransferase translates to MNLKKWIKNNIPFKSIKEIMPWWLKVGSKIVIYRLPIGDKFWKSIGFFQHDQMEVPEYAYQSFQQHFQRVSQIKHLKPGFTSLELGPGNSLFSALICRSLGGEKTYMVDVDNFAIEDPQSYQEMASYLKQQNSPITNIESSQSFSEIMKNCGGVYLTSGLESLKKIEDNSVDFIWSHAVLEHIRRDEFLKIMQETRRVINDDGVCSHTVDLKDHLDGSLNNLRFQANFWESNFVDNSGFYTNRIRCVEMLDIFKEAGFEVRATELEKWPNLPIPRTSLAKQFQNFSDDELCISEFSVLLIPV